The Streptomyces sp. Je 1-332 genome has a window encoding:
- a CDS encoding LysR family transcriptional regulator, giving the protein MSNFTLHELQCFNAVVLDGGFQAAAERLHRSHPSVFAAVAKLERQLGLDLLDRSGYRVQLTEAGRAFHRKVRFLLHEAEELQTYAAQLAMGEEAELRVVLGDLCPLPPVLEMLSRFFAQRPQTRLHLQFESVTGPWERLLEDEADLIVHRVPKSDVRMEWIDLGRVALVPVVAPGFLPFPPDADITPQRMQAFTQCVVRDSARHPSEQGHFLVEGAPRSSVPDHLMKRELILHGMAWGHVPRFMIEDELRDGSLLSIAGRHFPGVVEELSAARRRDRPHGPVADQLWDFLARRAPVLRPTLGRVPHANTELGQYS; this is encoded by the coding sequence ATGTCGAACTTCACGCTCCACGAACTGCAGTGCTTCAACGCCGTTGTGCTCGACGGCGGCTTCCAGGCCGCCGCCGAGCGGCTGCACCGCTCGCACCCTTCCGTGTTCGCAGCGGTCGCCAAGTTGGAGCGCCAGCTGGGCCTGGATCTGCTGGACCGCTCGGGCTATCGGGTGCAGCTCACCGAGGCGGGGCGCGCCTTCCACCGCAAGGTGCGCTTCCTGCTGCACGAGGCCGAGGAGTTGCAGACCTACGCCGCACAGTTGGCGATGGGCGAGGAAGCCGAACTGCGCGTGGTGCTCGGGGACTTGTGCCCGCTTCCGCCCGTGTTGGAGATGCTCAGCCGCTTTTTCGCCCAGCGCCCGCAGACGCGACTGCACCTGCAGTTCGAGTCGGTCACCGGCCCCTGGGAGCGGCTGCTGGAGGACGAAGCCGACCTCATCGTGCACCGCGTCCCCAAGAGCGACGTGCGGATGGAGTGGATCGATCTCGGCCGTGTCGCGCTGGTGCCCGTCGTGGCGCCCGGTTTCCTGCCCTTCCCTCCGGATGCCGACATCACACCGCAGCGGATGCAGGCCTTCACCCAATGCGTCGTCCGTGACTCGGCGCGGCATCCGTCCGAACAAGGGCACTTCCTGGTCGAAGGCGCGCCTCGGAGTTCTGTTCCGGACCACCTCATGAAGAGGGAGCTGATCCTGCACGGGATGGCGTGGGGGCACGTGCCGCGATTCATGATCGAGGACGAGTTGCGTGACGGAAGCCTGCTTTCCATCGCCGGACGGCACTTTCCCGGAGTGGTCGAGGAACTCTCGGCGGCTCGTCGGCGCGACCGCCCGCACGGACCAGTCGCCGACCAACTGTGGGACTTCCTGGCCCGCCGCGCACCGGTCCTACGGCCGACGCTAGGCCGTGTACCCCATGCGAACACAGAACTGGGGCAATACAGTTGA
- a CDS encoding NAD(P)-binding domain-containing protein, which produces MKIAILGTGAGARQHAARLSALGHQVIVGTRDPEATLARTEPDMMGTEPFAAFHAAHPELTLATFAEAADAGELVINGIDGANAVAALTALPAGALTGKILIDYAVPYVYQQPGDPEHSWPTPWGEMPRLDPVDTDSLAEQIQRALPDTFVVKTFVTQEQETVVDPGEFAGGDHTMFLAGDHEGAKTAARELLNAYGWNDIIDLGPLAAARGLEMYAHFHTAVGLALGGRFGVKIIR; this is translated from the coding sequence ATGAAGATCGCGATTCTCGGAACCGGCGCAGGCGCCCGTCAGCACGCAGCCCGCTTGTCCGCACTCGGCCACCAGGTCATCGTCGGCACTCGCGATCCGGAGGCCACTCTCGCGCGGACCGAACCCGACATGATGGGAACCGAACCCTTCGCCGCCTTCCACGCCGCCCACCCCGAGCTGACCCTGGCGACGTTCGCCGAAGCCGCCGACGCGGGCGAACTGGTGATCAACGGCATCGACGGCGCGAACGCAGTCGCCGCGCTGACCGCGCTTCCCGCCGGAGCCCTCACAGGCAAGATCCTCATCGACTACGCGGTCCCGTACGTCTACCAGCAGCCCGGCGACCCGGAACACTCCTGGCCCACGCCCTGGGGTGAAATGCCGCGCCTGGACCCCGTCGACACCGACAGTCTCGCCGAGCAGATCCAGCGCGCCCTGCCCGATACCTTCGTCGTCAAGACCTTCGTCACCCAAGAACAGGAGACCGTCGTCGATCCGGGAGAGTTCGCCGGGGGCGACCACACCATGTTCCTGGCCGGCGACCACGAGGGGGCCAAGACCGCGGCCCGCGAGCTCCTGAACGCCTACGGCTGGAATGACATCATCGACCTCGGCCCCCTCGCTGCGGCCCGCGGCCTTGAGATGTACGCCCACTTTCACACGGCCGTCGGTCTCGCTCTCGGCGGTCGCTTCGGCGTGAAGATCATCCGCTGA
- a CDS encoding DUF4873 domain-containing protein, which produces MNDIYEGPVTLVISGEATEVMAALQAVDHGASRTWSGVVHADGLQASFWAAVQSSSVTIRMPDGSQGTARIDMDAESGSATVTGHGPAPF; this is translated from the coding sequence ATGAACGACATCTACGAAGGCCCAGTCACACTCGTCATCAGCGGAGAGGCCACCGAGGTGATGGCCGCCCTGCAAGCCGTCGACCACGGAGCGTCCAGGACCTGGTCGGGCGTGGTTCACGCCGACGGGCTGCAGGCATCCTTCTGGGCCGCAGTGCAGAGCAGCAGCGTCACGATCCGCATGCCCGACGGCAGTCAGGGCACCGCCCGGATCGACATGGACGCGGAGAGCGGGAGCGCCACGGTCACGGGCCACGGCCCGGCGCCCTTCTGA
- a CDS encoding SDR family oxidoreductase — MAGIDGKVVAITGAGSGIGEASALLLASRGAKLVLGARRSDRLEALAARIEAKGGTAVWKTTDVRHRGDLADLVGCARERFGALDVLVNNAGVGPISPFDELRVDDWDQMIDVNFRGVLYGIAAALPVFREQRRGQFVNVVSTAGLRIVPNQAVYAATKNAVRTLSEGLRQEAGPDLRVTVVSPGYVGTEFANSVTSPTVKSQARAVDFALAPDDIARAIAFAIEQPANIDVGDIVVRPTAQG, encoded by the coding sequence GTGGCAGGGATCGACGGCAAAGTGGTGGCCATCACGGGCGCGGGCAGCGGGATCGGTGAGGCGAGCGCACTGCTGCTGGCCTCGCGCGGTGCGAAGCTCGTCCTCGGAGCGCGTCGCAGCGACCGACTGGAAGCGCTCGCCGCCCGCATCGAAGCCAAGGGCGGCACAGCCGTCTGGAAGACGACGGACGTGCGTCACCGCGGCGACCTCGCGGACCTGGTGGGGTGTGCCCGCGAGCGCTTCGGCGCGCTCGACGTCCTCGTCAACAACGCCGGGGTCGGCCCCATCTCCCCGTTCGACGAGCTGCGCGTCGATGACTGGGACCAGATGATCGACGTCAACTTCCGCGGCGTGCTGTACGGGATCGCCGCAGCACTCCCCGTCTTCCGCGAGCAACGTAGGGGTCAGTTCGTCAACGTCGTCTCGACCGCCGGGCTGCGTATCGTGCCGAACCAGGCTGTCTACGCGGCGACGAAGAACGCGGTCCGCACCCTCTCGGAGGGACTGCGTCAGGAGGCCGGGCCCGACCTGCGGGTCACCGTGGTCTCGCCAGGCTACGTCGGGACGGAGTTCGCCAACTCGGTCACCAGCCCCACCGTCAAGTCGCAGGCCCGGGCGGTCGACTTCGCCCTCGCCCCCGACGACATCGCCCGCGCCATCGCCTTCGCGATCGAGCAGCCCGCGAACATCGACGTCGGCGACATCGTCGTCCGCCCCACGGCCCAGGGCTGA
- a CDS encoding YafY family protein → MTTDLPARMLRLLSLLQTRREWSGAELAERLDVTARTVRRDIDRLRELDYPVEGTTGHAGGYRLAAGAAMPPLILDDDEATATAVALRTAAGQLTGMEETTLRALAKLEQVLPMRLRSQVAALQQATATIEWERRGPRTDPATLAALAAACRDRETVTFAYTTRSGHGADRRVDPHHLVSSGGLWYLLAHDHAREDWRVYRLDRIGDLTPTRRHYTPRPVPGEDPAAYVARKIASAPVRYRAIATLREPADAVRRRTWALADRIQPTGPHSCTVDCSGDHLPGIAQILAGLGAEYTLDADDAVRDHLRREAHRILDAAG, encoded by the coding sequence ATGACGACCGACCTTCCCGCCCGGATGCTCCGCTTGCTGTCTCTGTTGCAGACGCGCCGCGAGTGGTCGGGTGCCGAACTCGCGGAACGGCTCGACGTCACCGCCCGCACGGTGCGCCGCGACATCGACCGCCTGCGCGAACTCGACTATCCCGTCGAGGGCACCACAGGCCATGCCGGCGGCTACCGCCTGGCCGCGGGTGCCGCGATGCCGCCGCTGATCCTCGACGACGACGAGGCGACCGCCACCGCCGTCGCCCTGCGCACCGCCGCGGGCCAGCTCACCGGCATGGAGGAGACCACGCTGCGCGCCCTCGCCAAACTCGAACAGGTTCTGCCGATGCGTCTGCGCTCGCAGGTCGCAGCCCTGCAGCAGGCGACGGCCACCATCGAATGGGAGCGCCGCGGCCCTCGCACCGACCCGGCGACCCTGGCCGCACTGGCCGCCGCCTGCCGTGACCGAGAGACCGTGACCTTCGCGTACACCACCCGCAGCGGCCACGGTGCCGACCGGCGCGTCGACCCGCACCACCTCGTCTCCTCCGGCGGCCTGTGGTACCTCCTCGCCCACGACCACGCCCGCGAAGACTGGCGCGTCTACCGCCTCGACCGCATCGGCGACCTGACGCCGACCCGCCGCCACTACACACCCCGCCCCGTGCCAGGCGAGGATCCCGCCGCCTACGTGGCAAGGAAGATCGCCTCCGCGCCGGTGCGCTACCGGGCGATCGCGACCCTCCGGGAGCCCGCCGACGCCGTACGTCGCCGAACCTGGGCCTTGGCCGACCGCATTCAACCGACCGGTCCCCACTCCTGCACGGTCGACTGCTCCGGCGACCACCTCCCAGGGATCGCCCAGATCCTCGCCGGCCTCGGTGCCGAGTACACCCTGGATGCCGACGACGCCGTCCGCGATCACCTGCGCAGGGAAGCCCACCGCATCCTCGACGCCGCTGGATGA
- a CDS encoding MFS transporter encodes MGTKRSRTVSAAPSSASAPNQTLALAAMLFAVSMTFIDQTIVSIAAPDIIEELGLTSSGMQWVINAYLLALAAFFALGGRLADLIGNRRIMLIGTLVFVISSVLCGCVPKGDFAQSWLIIFRATQGLGAALMFPAALAVVVNVFPVEKRGRALALFFGLSGALTAVGPLLGGWLTGWTWRAIFWVNVPVAVIALILTFMAHVPNVRRPEKLDVRGAVLVAVGMGLSVLGLQQAQAWGWSSVLTWVCIIGGLAVLAVFVRYEMTVAQPLIKMQVFRDKAFTVDNLVLFFAMLAFVPLFFFASVYAQVSLSASPNQAALYLLYFFVGFAIASQWGGRILDKRGARPALKIGTALGAVGFALWAGKLTDLSMHNQWPYVALAGAGIGFLLAPASTDAVNRAIGASYGEVTGITQTVRNFAASVGLAVFGTMLTHMTTNRVADTLESRGLSPDAARDTGRSVAEAVSGNADGRAPTGDGPAATRMREAMGDIQMDFAQANQWVFYGMAIALGIAFLCALRHPGSRVTSDSVAAGPAGTARDAASE; translated from the coding sequence ATGGGTACCAAAAGGTCCCGGACGGTCTCCGCCGCCCCCTCGTCGGCGAGCGCGCCGAACCAGACTCTCGCGCTCGCGGCCATGCTGTTCGCGGTGTCGATGACGTTCATCGACCAGACCATCGTGTCCATCGCCGCGCCGGACATCATCGAGGAGCTCGGCCTGACATCCTCCGGGATGCAGTGGGTCATCAACGCGTATCTGCTCGCCCTCGCGGCCTTCTTCGCCCTCGGCGGCCGGCTCGCCGACCTCATCGGCAACCGCCGGATCATGCTGATCGGCACCCTCGTCTTCGTCATCTCATCAGTGCTCTGCGGGTGTGTCCCGAAAGGCGATTTCGCGCAGAGCTGGCTGATCATCTTCCGGGCCACCCAGGGACTGGGGGCTGCTCTGATGTTCCCCGCGGCGCTCGCCGTCGTGGTCAACGTCTTCCCGGTCGAGAAACGTGGGCGGGCGCTCGCCCTGTTCTTCGGGTTGTCCGGCGCCCTTACGGCCGTCGGCCCTCTGCTGGGCGGGTGGCTCACCGGGTGGACGTGGCGCGCGATCTTCTGGGTCAACGTCCCGGTCGCCGTGATCGCGCTCATCCTCACCTTCATGGCTCATGTCCCCAACGTGCGGCGGCCGGAGAAGCTCGACGTACGGGGAGCCGTGCTGGTCGCGGTGGGCATGGGACTGAGTGTGCTGGGTCTCCAGCAGGCCCAGGCCTGGGGCTGGAGCAGTGTGCTGACCTGGGTCTGCATCATCGGCGGCCTGGCAGTGCTCGCGGTGTTCGTCCGCTACGAGATGACGGTGGCTCAACCCCTGATCAAGATGCAGGTGTTCAGGGACAAGGCGTTCACGGTGGACAACCTCGTTTTGTTCTTCGCGATGCTCGCGTTCGTCCCGCTGTTCTTCTTCGCCTCCGTGTACGCCCAGGTCTCGCTCAGCGCCTCGCCGAATCAAGCGGCACTGTATTTGCTGTACTTCTTCGTGGGCTTCGCCATCGCCTCCCAGTGGGGCGGCCGAATTCTCGACAAGAGGGGCGCCCGACCGGCCCTGAAGATCGGCACGGCCCTCGGGGCGGTCGGCTTCGCGCTCTGGGCCGGCAAGCTGACCGATCTGTCCATGCACAACCAGTGGCCCTACGTGGCTCTGGCCGGCGCGGGCATCGGGTTCCTGCTGGCCCCCGCCTCCACAGACGCGGTCAACAGGGCCATCGGCGCCTCGTACGGCGAAGTCACCGGCATCACCCAGACGGTGCGCAACTTCGCGGCGAGCGTGGGCCTTGCCGTCTTCGGCACGATGCTCACGCACATGACCACCAACCGTGTGGCGGACACCCTGGAGAGCCGGGGCCTGTCGCCGGACGCAGCCCGGGACACCGGGCGTTCGGTGGCCGAGGCGGTCTCCGGGAACGCGGACGGCCGAGCTCCGACCGGGGACGGACCGGCGGCGACACGGATGCGTGAAGCGATGGGCGATATCCAGATGGACTTCGCCCAGGCCAACCAGTGGGTCTTCTACGGGATGGCCATCGCGCTCGGCATCGCGTTCCTGTGCGCGCTGCGCCATCCCGGATCACGCGTGACATCGGACTCCGTCGCCGCCGGTCCGGCCGGTACCGCTCGCGATGCGGCGTCGGAATGA
- the pcaD gene encoding 3-oxoadipate enol-lactonase — protein sequence MTSQTRTAITTGDGVRIAYRFDGDESKPVLLLSNSIGTDLHMWDGQVSALTDHFRLLRYDARGHGASDVPQGAYSLDRLGRDVVELLDALGLRRVHVLGLSLGGIVAQWLGIHVPERVDRLVLSNTAAYLGPANQWDQPIAELLQAPDMQVTAETFLRNWFPARMLEGDDEVVEGFRRTLLATQREGVAGSWAAVRDYDLRRTAALIPNPTLVIAGEHDTVTSADHGKELAATVPGARFTVLPTVHMANVEAESEFVGVVTAFLTEQP from the coding sequence ATGACTTCTCAGACCCGTACGGCCATCACCACCGGCGATGGCGTCCGCATCGCCTACCGCTTCGACGGTGACGAGAGCAAGCCGGTACTGCTGCTCTCGAACTCCATCGGAACCGACCTCCACATGTGGGACGGCCAGGTGTCGGCTCTGACCGATCACTTCCGGCTGCTGCGCTACGACGCGCGCGGCCACGGCGCCTCTGATGTCCCGCAGGGCGCGTATTCCCTGGACCGGTTGGGGCGCGACGTGGTGGAGCTGCTGGATGCCCTGGGCCTGCGGCGGGTGCACGTGCTGGGCCTGTCTCTGGGCGGAATCGTCGCGCAGTGGCTGGGGATCCATGTTCCGGAGCGCGTCGACCGCTTGGTGCTCTCCAACACCGCCGCATATCTCGGCCCGGCGAATCAGTGGGACCAACCGATCGCCGAGCTGCTCCAGGCCCCCGACATGCAGGTCACCGCGGAGACGTTCCTACGCAACTGGTTCCCGGCCCGAATGCTGGAAGGCGACGACGAGGTGGTCGAGGGCTTCCGCCGCACTCTGCTTGCCACGCAACGCGAGGGCGTGGCCGGGAGCTGGGCTGCGGTGCGCGACTACGACCTGCGTCGCACGGCCGCACTCATCCCCAACCCGACACTGGTCATCGCGGGCGAGCACGACACCGTCACATCCGCCGACCACGGGAAGGAGCTCGCCGCGACCGTCCCGGGCGCGCGGTTCACCGTCCTGCCCACAGTGCACATGGCGAACGTCGAAGCGGAGTCGGAGTTCGTCGGGGTTGTGACGGCCTTCCTCACAGAACAGCCGTGA
- a CDS encoding helix-turn-helix domain-containing protein, with protein sequence MAEAAAGAGNDRPARGQLRAALIAESFALLSEKGMAGFSVAELARRLKVSTAAPYRHFRNREALLAVVAAQAADELTRAMEAAAQAAGPDPVDRLAATAGAYARHVSDRGAGLDVIFARELRPLRDADLARAGRRLMTLLLDLARQAGHTDPSQALLLLEQLFCLAHGYITLDAEDFLTLSRHSPEDVATRATHAATALLRGNAM encoded by the coding sequence GTGGCCGAGGCCGCAGCTGGGGCGGGCAATGACCGTCCCGCCCGAGGACAGCTCCGCGCGGCGTTGATCGCCGAGAGTTTCGCGCTGCTCTCCGAGAAGGGGATGGCCGGCTTTTCCGTCGCCGAACTCGCCCGCAGGCTCAAGGTGAGCACCGCCGCCCCCTACCGCCACTTCCGCAACCGGGAGGCGCTGCTCGCCGTCGTCGCGGCGCAGGCCGCCGACGAGCTCACCCGCGCCATGGAGGCCGCCGCGCAGGCGGCCGGGCCCGACCCGGTCGACCGGCTCGCGGCCACCGCGGGGGCATACGCACGCCACGTGTCCGACCGCGGCGCCGGCCTCGACGTGATCTTCGCCCGGGAGCTGCGGCCCCTGCGCGACGCCGACCTGGCGCGGGCCGGCCGCCGACTGATGACGCTGCTGCTCGATCTCGCACGGCAGGCGGGCCACACCGACCCTTCCCAGGCACTGCTCCTGCTCGAACAGCTCTTCTGCCTGGCCCACGGCTACATCACCTTGGACGCGGAGGACTTCCTGACCCTCTCCCGCCACTCCCCCGAGGATGTCGCCACCCGCGCCACGCACGCGGCCACGGCGCTGCTGCGCGGCAACGCGATGTGA
- a CDS encoding MFS transporter: MSSSALDNEPQHTNEPQHTTQTPTSPSPGLSKMGLTAWIALLVLLGAELMDMIDQSVVLTALPAIQESTGAGPDTVQWLTTGYSLPIAIGLITGGRLGDLYGRRKLLLIGTVVFTMASLLCGLAAVPGVLIGARGLQGLGAALMIPQILATLHVTFEGQNRSKVFGLYGAVMSLANVLGPVMGGLLTEADLFGLSWRPIFLVNVPVGLAVLLLGRRFIPESTVNKAARSDLTGMGLSALAIVLIVFPLSEGHVHHWPLWCFALLATGLLILGVFLRHQKHKQDNAPLVPLSLFQGRQFSGGTAAQLMHGLLCGLFFMTWTLYLQRGLGMSPFHAALAFVLLSLGELAGASLAAKSAGRFARRLPQAGALTTIAAMAGYGIQINASPDLTLLAMTAPVVLIGFGLGMVGGPLADLSLAKVPHRIAAAASGLFNTAIHLGIALGTALTALVFFATTNGSPDAALNRDAFITVVWWVGSLLTLMWALMFCLPKHANTQADRATSHGGGACSRAPPPHSFCAGPDEPARRGTPPA, encoded by the coding sequence TTGTCTTCCTCCGCGCTCGACAACGAGCCGCAGCACACCAACGAGCCGCAGCACACCACCCAGACCCCGACCAGCCCCTCACCTGGCCTGTCGAAGATGGGCCTCACGGCCTGGATCGCCCTCTTGGTACTGCTGGGCGCCGAGCTCATGGACATGATCGACCAGTCGGTCGTCCTGACCGCCCTGCCCGCGATCCAGGAGTCGACCGGCGCCGGACCGGACACGGTGCAGTGGCTGACCACCGGCTACTCACTGCCCATCGCCATCGGGCTGATCACCGGCGGACGCCTCGGCGACCTCTACGGCCGCCGCAAGCTCCTTCTGATCGGCACCGTCGTGTTCACCATGGCCTCGCTGCTCTGCGGCCTGGCTGCCGTGCCGGGGGTGCTGATCGGCGCCCGCGGGCTCCAGGGTCTGGGAGCGGCTCTGATGATCCCGCAGATCCTGGCCACCCTCCACGTCACCTTCGAGGGCCAGAACCGCAGCAAAGTGTTCGGCCTGTACGGGGCCGTCATGTCGCTTGCCAACGTTCTCGGCCCGGTGATGGGTGGTCTGCTCACCGAGGCAGACCTGTTCGGGCTGTCCTGGCGGCCGATCTTCCTGGTCAACGTGCCCGTCGGCCTCGCCGTGCTCCTCCTGGGACGCAGGTTCATCCCCGAGTCGACCGTGAACAAGGCCGCCCGCTCCGACCTGACCGGCATGGGGCTGTCCGCTCTAGCCATCGTCCTGATCGTCTTCCCGCTCTCCGAAGGACACGTACACCACTGGCCGCTGTGGTGCTTCGCCCTGCTCGCCACAGGACTCCTCATCCTCGGTGTCTTCCTGCGCCACCAGAAGCACAAGCAGGACAACGCCCCCCTCGTACCCCTGTCGCTGTTCCAGGGCAGGCAGTTCTCCGGGGGCACGGCCGCGCAGCTGATGCACGGACTGCTGTGCGGACTGTTCTTCATGACCTGGACGCTCTACCTCCAGCGCGGCCTTGGCATGAGCCCCTTCCACGCCGCCCTGGCCTTCGTGCTGCTCTCTCTCGGCGAGCTGGCCGGCGCGTCCCTCGCGGCGAAGAGCGCCGGACGCTTCGCCCGCCGCCTTCCCCAGGCCGGAGCGCTCACCACGATCGCCGCGATGGCCGGTTACGGGATCCAGATCAACGCGAGCCCGGACCTGACTCTGCTGGCGATGACCGCGCCGGTGGTACTGATCGGGTTCGGCCTCGGCATGGTCGGAGGCCCGCTCGCCGACCTGTCACTGGCCAAGGTCCCGCACAGGATCGCCGCGGCCGCCTCGGGCCTGTTCAACACCGCGATCCACCTGGGCATCGCGCTGGGCACCGCGCTGACCGCCCTGGTGTTCTTCGCCACCACCAACGGCTCACCCGACGCCGCACTCAACCGCGACGCGTTCATCACCGTGGTGTGGTGGGTGGGCAGCCTCCTCACCCTGATGTGGGCCCTGATGTTCTGCCTGCCCAAGCACGCGAACACTCAGGCCGACAGAGCAACTTCCCACGGCGGCGGTGCCTGCTCCCGGGCGCCGCCGCCTCACTCCTTCTGCGCCGGGCCCGACGAACCCGCCAGACGGGGAACTCCACCAGCATGA
- a CDS encoding Gfo/Idh/MocA family oxidoreductase — protein sequence MKIALLGTNFGQAHAAVYAARADVEVVMFGRDPQKTAHTAGQFGFASSTDVDAAFTDPSYDLVDICLPVPLHAAYVLRALEAGKHALVELPLAGDIEDAKRVTAAAARSDKHVFVDMFERFIPANQALFDAVNEGAYGRLEQLTLWNMTAPLWPGASLGLKALPLEAMHSDMDIITRALGLPQDVTVTTVARDKDSAAIEAVFGFDDATARSSISSLMPEAWGARGGYTATFAHGVLDATSTMGFDGKPSGTVTAYTADGPRVLDLPSADQYTGMIDHVMAVLRGQAENQISPASVLEALHLTLDIDQRVNRKRVDSPR from the coding sequence ATGAAGATCGCCCTGCTGGGAACCAACTTCGGTCAGGCGCACGCCGCCGTCTACGCCGCCCGCGCCGACGTGGAGGTGGTGATGTTCGGCCGCGACCCGCAGAAGACCGCACATACGGCCGGCCAGTTCGGGTTCGCCTCCTCCACCGATGTGGACGCCGCGTTCACAGACCCCTCGTACGACCTGGTGGACATCTGCTTGCCCGTTCCCCTGCACGCCGCGTACGTGCTGCGCGCCCTGGAAGCGGGCAAGCACGCCTTGGTCGAGCTGCCCCTGGCCGGCGACATCGAGGACGCCAAGCGCGTCACCGCGGCGGCGGCGCGCAGCGACAAGCACGTCTTCGTGGACATGTTCGAGCGGTTCATCCCGGCCAATCAGGCCCTGTTCGACGCGGTGAACGAGGGCGCCTACGGGCGGCTGGAACAGCTCACCCTGTGGAACATGACCGCTCCCCTGTGGCCGGGTGCCTCACTCGGGCTGAAGGCCCTGCCGCTGGAGGCCATGCACAGCGACATGGACATCATCACGCGCGCCCTCGGACTGCCTCAGGACGTCACCGTGACCACTGTGGCGCGCGACAAGGACTCCGCCGCCATCGAGGCCGTCTTCGGTTTTGACGACGCGACAGCTCGCAGTTCCATCTCCTCTCTGATGCCCGAGGCATGGGGAGCTCGTGGCGGCTACACAGCCACGTTCGCTCACGGCGTCCTGGATGCCACCTCCACGATGGGCTTCGACGGCAAACCTTCCGGCACCGTCACCGCCTATACCGCCGACGGGCCGCGTGTGCTGGACCTCCCGTCGGCAGACCAGTACACCGGCATGATCGACCACGTCATGGCCGTACTCCGTGGCCAGGCCGAGAACCAGATCTCCCCTGCCAGCGTGCTGGAAGCTCTCCATCTCACCCTCGACATCGACCAGCGGGTCAATCGAAAGCGGGTCGACAGTCCACGCTGA
- a CDS encoding MFS transporter, with protein sequence MTELSQSTAIPTAEVRVKGRWRQLSLLGGTMLVDSTEASLVSSLFPLIRQSLGVSLGALGILTASGKIVGAFTGPFWVWAAQRWSRKSVLVVATGLWGVWGVAAGFSQNFTQLLVLYTILAAGYAAAHPIITELIGDLFGGSSRGRAVGVVYGAVSLISAGIGPLKGQLAGVDEGWRWGLWGIGTFNILLGIGLWAWFRDPGRGAAEQQLADLDRATRDAHSKLTWDKALSLLKIRSLVFLLVSRLLSGHLLVGTFGVVFLVDEYGFSTQKASIVLLPFGIGYFLGTLLGGVAADWATRRSPRRGLVAVLQAAQFVFALVAFFGTQFDHGSIALFGVFFALMGATQGVNPSINRPMVMAITPPELRGAAFALYVSIFEAIAWAAFSLGAGFLGDAIGLRTVFLWALVILMLINGAFLTLLYRPYADDVARVQRELRARREQALGHSS encoded by the coding sequence ATGACCGAGCTTAGCCAGAGCACCGCCATACCCACAGCCGAGGTCCGGGTCAAAGGGCGCTGGCGACAGCTGTCCCTGCTCGGCGGCACCATGCTGGTCGACAGCACCGAGGCGAGTCTCGTCAGCAGCCTGTTCCCGCTGATCCGCCAGTCCCTCGGGGTCTCGCTCGGCGCACTGGGGATACTGACCGCATCCGGCAAGATCGTGGGCGCGTTCACCGGGCCCTTCTGGGTGTGGGCCGCGCAACGCTGGTCGCGCAAGAGCGTCCTCGTGGTGGCCACCGGGCTGTGGGGGGTCTGGGGCGTAGCCGCGGGCTTCTCGCAGAACTTCACCCAACTCCTCGTCCTCTACACCATTCTGGCGGCGGGCTACGCTGCCGCACACCCCATCATCACCGAGCTGATCGGCGACCTCTTCGGCGGATCGTCGCGTGGCCGTGCGGTCGGCGTGGTCTACGGCGCGGTCTCCCTGATCAGCGCCGGGATCGGACCGCTCAAAGGCCAACTGGCAGGCGTCGACGAGGGCTGGCGCTGGGGCCTGTGGGGCATCGGCACCTTCAACATCCTGCTCGGCATCGGCCTGTGGGCCTGGTTCCGCGACCCGGGACGAGGAGCGGCCGAGCAGCAGCTGGCCGACCTCGACCGCGCCACGCGGGACGCTCACTCCAAGCTCACCTGGGACAAGGCGCTTTCACTGCTCAAGATACGAAGCCTGGTGTTCCTCCTGGTCTCACGACTCCTCTCGGGCCACCTCCTGGTGGGCACCTTCGGAGTGGTCTTCCTGGTGGACGAGTACGGATTCAGCACGCAGAAGGCGTCGATCGTGCTGCTGCCCTTCGGCATCGGCTACTTCCTGGGCACGCTTCTGGGCGGTGTCGCGGCCGACTGGGCCACCCGGCGAAGCCCGCGCCGCGGGCTGGTGGCGGTGCTCCAGGCGGCCCAGTTCGTCTTCGCGCTCGTCGCCTTCTTCGGTACGCAGTTCGACCACGGCAGCATCGCCTTGTTCGGCGTCTTCTTCGCCCTCATGGGCGCCACGCAGGGAGTCAACCCCAGCATCAACCGGCCCATGGTCATGGCCATCACCCCACCCGAACTGCGAGGCGCTGCCTTCGCGCTCTACGTCTCCATCTTCGAAGCGATCGCCTGGGCCGCATTCAGCCTCGGCGCCGGCTTCCTCGGTGACGCCATCGGCCTGCGCACGGTCTTCCTGTGGGCTCTCGTGATCCTCATGCTGATCAACGGCGCTTTCCTTACGCTCCTCTACCGCCCCTACGCCGACGACGTGGCCCGCGTCCAGCGGGAGCTGCGCGCCCGACGCGAACAGGCGCTCGGGCACAGCAGCTGA